The following DNA comes from Acidobacteriota bacterium.
GTGCCCTCCGGCGCCGGAATGCATCCGATCCACTTCATCGTGGGAACGGCGCCGCCGACATCCAGCGCAAAGACCTCGATGGCCTCGCGCGCGCCGTGACCGACGACGTAGAGGGTATGCACATCGCCGCCGCCCTCCCGCAGGGTCAGTCCGTGCGGCTGGAACACGTCGTTCGGACCGGGGCAGGCGCTGTAGGTATCGCGGTCGTGCTCCGGCGGCAACGCTCCCGCGGGAAAGATCTCCTGGGCGCTGTGATCACCAAGGTTCACCGCGTAGACGGGACCTTCCGAAGCGGAGTATCGCCCCGATGCGATTACCCAGGGGGCGTCCGGAACCCGGTAGAGGTCTTCCGGATTGGTCGTGCCGCAGACGAAATTCACATCTCCGGCGGGTTCGCAGGTCTGGGCGTCGAGCGGGTCGCCGACAAAAGCCAACACCGACGCGAGGAATACGAGCACTCGCAACACGGCACACCTCCATCCTTTCGTGACGCCCCGAAGTATACCAACGCGCGCCGGCTCGCCGGCCGGCGACCACCCGACGTCGCCGGCGGGATGGGCCGTTCCGAGCCCGATCCGGTCAGCGTGCGCCTTCGCGGATCACGTCCGCCGACGGCCCCCGCACGTCCCAGACCACACCGAGCCACGACAGCAGCACGACGCCGTAGTGGGTGAAGTCGACCTCCCACCAGTAGAACCCCTGGCGCTCGGAGGCCGGGTAGCGGTGGTGGTTGTTGTGCCAGCCCTCGCCGGCCGTCACCAGAGCGAGCCAGAAGCTGTTGCGGCTGGCGTCGTTCGTCTCGTAGCGGCGGCTGCCGAGGCAATGGCCGATCGAGTTGACGGCGAAGGTGACGTGGTAGAGCAGCGTGGTGCTGCAGAACAGCGCCACCACGACGAGCTGCCCGCCGCTCACGCCCAGCCCCGGGTAGGCGGCGCCGAGCCAGTGACCGAGTCCGAAGAGCGCGACGCCCAGAATCACCGGTGCGACGTAGTGGTGCTCGTCGAGCCAGCGCAGCTCCGGGAACTTCGCGAAGTCGCGGATCCACTCGACCCGCGTCCGATCGTTGCCGGCGGCCATGATCCAGCCGGCATGCGCCCACAGGATCCCCTTGACGCCGGGCGGATGGACGTCCTGCGCCGTGTCCGAGTGCCGGTGGTGCCAGCGGTGGTGCCCACCCCACCAGAGCGGCCCGCGCTGCGCGGCCGAGGCGCCGAGCCACGCCAGCACGAACTGGAACGCGCGGCTCGTCTTGAACGCCCGGTGGCAGAAGTAGCGGTGGTAGCCGGCGGTCAGCCCGAACATCCTTGCGAACAGCGTCACCAGGCCGATGGCGACGGCTGTGCCGGAGACGCCGGTCCAGAGCACCAGCAGGCAGGCGAGCTGGATGGCGAGGAACGGCACGTTCCTGAGCCACTGGATCCGCTCGGGATCGAACGCTTCGGCGGCGACAGGTCCGACAGTCCGGGTCACGCTTGCATCCGACACGTGGGCACTCTCCCTTCGCGCGCTTGCGGAGCGCACAAGCGCCGGATTTTATCGCATCCATCGCCCCGCCGTTCCCGTTCGGCCCCATCCGGGGGAGCATCCGAACAACCGGGACCGAGTACAATCAACGAGTCGACGCTGTACCCGTCAGGCAGGATCGCAAACATGGCCGTCATGCTGTCCGAGACATACGAAGCCTTCAAGGAGGCGGGCGCCTCCGACGCGCGGGCGCGCGCCGCCGCCGAGGAAATCGCCGCGTTCGAGTCTCGGCTCATTCGCGTGGAGACGAAGCTGAACATGGTACTCAGCGGTACCGTGGCACTGATTGTGGGCATGATCACCCTTGTAATCCGCTCCTTCATCAGTTGAGTCGAAGGACGCGATGTGCGACGATGGTGCCATGCTGCGGACCGGACGCCGACAGGTAGTCGCCGCCGCCGGCTGCGTCCTGCTGGCGACCATCGTCTTGTGCCCGCTGATGGCGACCGCGGCGGCCGTGCCCGCGGCATCCAGTTGTCACGATCGGCCTCAGGATCACCACGGCGACACCTCTGCCGCGTTCACCTGCTGCGCCACCGTCGTCGTGAAGCCATCCGTGCAGGCGGCCCATGAAGGCGACGCGGCTCTGCCGCCCGCTCTCGAGGGCGAGCGGCACGCCGCACCGTACACGGCGGGGTGGCTCGCCGACCATCCGCGGCCCCAAGCCGTCTCGCCGCCGCTGTTCCTGCGGCACGCCTCTCTGCTGCTCTGATCGTCCGTCTCCGTCACGCCCGCCGTCTTTCCGCCCGAGCGCGCCGGTTCGGCGCACGTCCGCGTGCCGCCGCGACCGGGTTCCCGCACACCGGAACGGTCGTGGGGACCACGCCCGGCGGACAACCGATGCCGCCTCGAACACGAGGAAAACCGGGGACGATCACATGCACGCATCTCTACCGCGGCGCCGCACCGCCCGACTCGCGGCCGCCCTGATCGCCGCAAGCCTGCTCTCGGCCCTCGCCGCCGCCCAGCCGGCAGCCCCGGAGGACACGCTCGACTTCTACGCCGTCGCGCCGGATCTGCGCCACTACGTGGCCGGGGCGGTGGAGCGCAACCCGACGGTCCTCGAGGCGCAGGCGCGCTACGAGGCCGCCCGGCAGCAAGTGCCGCAGGTTACCGCCCTGCCCGACCCCGTGATCAACTTCACCCAGGCCCTGCGCAGCGTGGAAACCCGCGTCGGCCCGCAGCTCAACAGCGTCACGCTGACCCAGGCCTTTCCGTGGTTCGGCACCCTGGAGCTGCGGGGCCGGGTCGCCGTGCTGGAGGCGACGGCCCTGCTTCACCACTACGAAGCGAAACGCCGGGACGTGGTCGCGCGGGTCAAGGAGGCCTACTACGACCTGGGCTACGTCGACGCCGCGCTCGGTCTCGCCGGCGAGGAGCAGTCGTTGCTCGAGCACTACGAGACGCTGGCCAGCGCCCGCTACGCCACCGGCCAGGGCCTGCAGCAGGCCGTGATCCGGCTGCAGGCGGAGATCAGCCTCGTAGTCGACCGGCGATACGCCCTCGAGCGGCAGCGCGCTGCGCTCACGACGCACCTCAACACGCTGCTCGACCGCCCCGCCGAGGAGCCGGTTCCCATAGTGCCTCCCCCGACCCGACCCGCTGTCGAGGTCGACCGGGAGCAGCTCTACCGCCTGGGGGAGCGGCACCGCCGCGAGCTGCGGGCGGCGAGCGCGCGCATCGAGGGCAGCGAGCAGGCCATCGAGCTGGCGGAGATGCATGCCCGGCCGGGCTTCACCGCCAGCGTGGGCGTGACCAACGTCGGCCGCCGCGACGATCGCGCCGGTCTGCCGCTGCCGCCGGACAACGGCAGGAACGCCGTCACCCTCTCCGTGGGGGCATCGCTGCCGCTCTGGAGCGCCCGCTACCGGGCCGGCGTCGAGCAGGCGAACGACGAGTTGCGGGCGTACACCCGGCAGCGGGCGGCGGCGCGCAACGCCATGGAGATGGAGGTCCAGGAGGCGGTCGTCCGGCTGGAGACCCTGGACCGGCAGATCGACCTGCTCGACACCGTGCTGATCCCGCAGACCGAGGAGGCGCTGCGCGCCACCGAGACCGCGTACGAGACGGGGCAGCTCGGCGTCCTCGAGCTGCTCGACAGCGAGCGCACGCTGATCGACGTGCGCACGATGCGCGCGCGCTACCTGTCGGACCTCCTCATCGCGCTCACCGCCCTCGAACGCGCGATCGGCACGCGGGTGCCGCTCACCGGGAGAACGCCATGAAGAACGCAATCGCGGTCGGCGTCGTCAGCTTCGGACTGGGCATCGCGGCCACGATGCTGGCGACGGTCGGCCCCGCTGGCCGGCAATGGTCCACCCGCGTCTTCTCCTCTCTCCATGAAGCTCCGGCGCCCTCACGCGCGGCGCCCGCCGAGGCGCCGATGGAAGGCGACGAACGGGAAATTCTGTACTGGCGCGCGCCGATGGACCCGACCTTCACGTCGGACCGGCCGGGCAGGTCGCCGATGGGCATGGACCTGGTGCCCGTGTATTCGAGCGACGCCGGGAGCCTGCCGCCGGGCACGGTACGGATCGACCCCGGCTTCGTGCAGAGCATAGGCGTCCGCACCGAGCCGATCACCCGGCGCAACGTCGCGCAGACGATCCGCACGGTCGGCACCCTCGCCCACAACGACCGGCAGATCGCCTGGGTCAACACGAAGTACGACGGCTGGATCGAGAACGTGGCGGTGAACTACCTCGGCGAGACGGTCGAGGAGGGACAGGTGCTCTTCGACATCTACAGCCCGCAGCTCGTCACCACCCAGATGGAGTACCTGCAGGCGGTCGACTACGCCGCGCGGCTGGAGACGTCCGCGTACCCCGCGATCGCTGAGCGGGCGCGCTCCCTCGTCGCCTCGACCCGCGCGCGGCTCAACTACTGGGACATCGCCGACGCGCAGATCGCCACGCTGGAGCGCGAGCGGACCCCGCGCCGCACGCTGTCGGTCCTCTCGCCGGTCACCGGCGTCGTCGTCGAGAAGCTGGACCAGGCCCTCGACGGGATGCACGTGCGGGCCGGCATGAACCTCTACAAGATGGCCGACCTGACCACCATCTGGGTCGACGTCGAGGTCTTCGAACACCAGGTCGAGGCGATGCGCGTCGGGCAGCGGGCGCGCGTCGAGCTGCCCTACCTGCCCGGAAGGCCCTACACGGGATTCGTCCGCTACCTGTATCCGCACTTCGATGAACAGACGCGCACGATGACCGTCTCCATCGAGCTGGAGAACCCCGACCTGACGCTGCGCGCCGGCATGTACGCCAACGTGACCTTCGACGTGCCGGTGGCGCGCGACGCCCTGACCGTGCCGGAGGAGGCGGTGATCCGCGGCGGCACCCGCGATCTGGTGGTCCTCGAGCGGTCACCCGGAACGTTCCAGGTCGTCCCCGTCACCCTCGGCCGCTACGGCGCCGGGGTGTGGGAGGTGCTGGAAGGCGTCGAGGACGGGGACACCATCGTCGTGTCGGCGCAGTTCCTCATCGACTCCGAGAGCAACCTGACGGCGGCCATCCGCACCCTCGACTCGGGCATGGATGTGCCGGGCATGCCGGTGATGCCGGCCGGCGGCCGGGCCGCGTCGGACATGCCCACGGAGCACCGGCACGGCGAGGAGCACCTGGCGACGCCCATCGGCGAGCAGGCGACGCCGGACATGCCCGCGGAGCACCTTCTTGGCGCGGAGCAAGTGTCGTCGCCTCCCAGCAGAGCGGGCGACATGCCCACGATGCCGGCCGGCCACCGGCACTGACGTCGAGCGGGAGAAGAACGATGCTCGCCAGGGTCATCGAGTGGTCGATCGGCAACCGCTTCTTCGTGGTCCTCGCCGCGGTGTGCATCGCGTTCGGCGGGATCTACGCCTTGCGGGCGATGCCGCTCGACGCGCTCCCGGATCTGTCCGACGTGCAGGTGATCATCTTCACCGACTACCCGGGACAGGCCCCGCAGGTGGTCGAGGACCAGGTCACCTACCCCATCACGACGCAGATGCTGGCGGTCCCCTCCGCCACCGTGGTCCGCGGCTACTCGTTCTTCGGCTTCTCGTTCGTCTACGTGATCTTCGAGGACGGCACCGACCTCTACTGGGCGCGCAGCAGAGTGCTCGAATACCTCAACTACGTCGGCGGCCGCCTGCCCGCCGGCGTCACGCCGACCCTCGGCCCCGACGCCACCGGCGTCGGCTGGGCCTACCTGTACGCGCTCCGTTCCGACGAGGTCGACCTGGCCGAGCTGCGCTCGCTCCAGGACTGGTTCCTCAAGTACGAGCTGACCGCGGTGCCC
Coding sequences within:
- a CDS encoding acyl-CoA desaturase encodes the protein MTRTVGPVAAEAFDPERIQWLRNVPFLAIQLACLLVLWTGVSGTAVAIGLVTLFARMFGLTAGYHRYFCHRAFKTSRAFQFVLAWLGASAAQRGPLWWGGHHRWHHRHSDTAQDVHPPGVKGILWAHAGWIMAAGNDRTRVEWIRDFAKFPELRWLDEHHYVAPVILGVALFGLGHWLGAAYPGLGVSGGQLVVVALFCSTTLLYHVTFAVNSIGHCLGSRRYETNDASRNSFWLALVTAGEGWHNNHHRYPASERQGFYWWEVDFTHYGVVLLSWLGVVWDVRGPSADVIREGAR
- a CDS encoding TolC family protein, which produces MKATRLCRPLSRASGTPHRTRRGGSPTIRGPKPSRRRCSCGTPLCCSDRPSPSRPPSFRPSAPVRRTSACRRDRVPAHRNGRGDHARRTTDAASNTRKTGDDHMHASLPRRRTARLAAALIAASLLSALAAAQPAAPEDTLDFYAVAPDLRHYVAGAVERNPTVLEAQARYEAARQQVPQVTALPDPVINFTQALRSVETRVGPQLNSVTLTQAFPWFGTLELRGRVAVLEATALLHHYEAKRRDVVARVKEAYYDLGYVDAALGLAGEEQSLLEHYETLASARYATGQGLQQAVIRLQAEISLVVDRRYALERQRAALTTHLNTLLDRPAEEPVPIVPPPTRPAVEVDREQLYRLGERHRRELRAASARIEGSEQAIELAEMHARPGFTASVGVTNVGRRDDRAGLPLPPDNGRNAVTLSVGASLPLWSARYRAGVEQANDELRAYTRQRAAARNAMEMEVQEAVVRLETLDRQIDLLDTVLIPQTEEALRATETAYETGQLGVLELLDSERTLIDVRTMRARYLSDLLIALTALERAIGTRVPLTGRTP
- a CDS encoding efflux RND transporter periplasmic adaptor subunit, whose product is MKNAIAVGVVSFGLGIAATMLATVGPAGRQWSTRVFSSLHEAPAPSRAAPAEAPMEGDEREILYWRAPMDPTFTSDRPGRSPMGMDLVPVYSSDAGSLPPGTVRIDPGFVQSIGVRTEPITRRNVAQTIRTVGTLAHNDRQIAWVNTKYDGWIENVAVNYLGETVEEGQVLFDIYSPQLVTTQMEYLQAVDYAARLETSAYPAIAERARSLVASTRARLNYWDIADAQIATLERERTPRRTLSVLSPVTGVVVEKLDQALDGMHVRAGMNLYKMADLTTIWVDVEVFEHQVEAMRVGQRARVELPYLPGRPYTGFVRYLYPHFDEQTRTMTVSIELENPDLTLRAGMYANVTFDVPVARDALTVPEEAVIRGGTRDLVVLERSPGTFQVVPVTLGRYGAGVWEVLEGVEDGDTIVVSAQFLIDSESNLTAAIRTLDSGMDVPGMPVMPAGGRAASDMPTEHRHGEEHLATPIGEQATPDMPAEHLLGAEQVSSPPSRAGDMPTMPAGHRH